One Gemmatimonadota bacterium genomic region harbors:
- a CDS encoding TetR/AcrR family transcriptional regulator has protein sequence MSRPRGDHDERREVIGLAAAEVIATRGLAQLTLRDLAAELGVTTGVLTHYFPSKDALVAYTKELVFDLRFVRAQQAAEGLEGIERLHAVVAEMLPVDAERRTGWRVLVAFQGSAVGSAPMRRAHDRRMRRWFALFDDLVAPLETHAAQGGMAVAFLVEGMAIHLSMMEPPMPAAWQLAFAREQVDRLVGARSPGTARRAAARPRGARRTLNTRRTTRSPDVSPTS, from the coding sequence ATGAGCCGCCCCCGGGGCGACCACGACGAACGGCGCGAAGTGATCGGCCTGGCGGCCGCCGAGGTCATCGCGACCCGTGGCCTCGCGCAGCTCACCCTGCGCGACCTCGCGGCCGAACTCGGCGTGACCACCGGGGTGCTCACGCACTACTTCCCGTCCAAGGACGCGCTGGTGGCCTACACCAAGGAGTTGGTCTTCGACCTCCGCTTTGTGCGCGCCCAGCAGGCGGCTGAGGGGCTGGAGGGGATCGAGCGACTTCACGCCGTGGTTGCCGAGATGCTCCCGGTGGACGCGGAGCGTCGCACGGGATGGCGGGTCCTCGTCGCGTTCCAGGGCAGCGCGGTTGGCTCGGCGCCCATGCGCCGTGCACACGACCGTCGCATGCGCCGGTGGTTTGCCCTGTTCGATGACCTCGTGGCTCCCCTGGAAACCCACGCGGCGCAGGGTGGCATGGCTGTCGCGTTCCTGGTGGAGGGGATGGCCATTCACCTGTCGATGATGGAGCCACCGATGCCGGCCGCGTGGCAGCTTGCCTTCGCGCGCGAGCAGGTGGATCGGCTGGTGGGCGCGCGCTCGCCCGGCACGGCCCGCCGCGCCGCCGCTCGCCCCCGAGGGGCACGCCGCACCCTGAACACCCGGCGCACCACGCGATCCCCCGACGTCTCGCCGACCTCCTGA
- a CDS encoding esterase-like activity of phytase family protein: MGSAVALGPTPGSYWFLTDRGPNVDYPGTNPDGKLFPAPRFAPRLGLFTSNGTALRLTRAINLALGSGKPLTGLPLPLGSCGSTNEKGYLVEPSGVFTVSDPNGIDSEGLAVAPNGDFWISDEYGPFIVRFDAQGRQIARYGPCAGAGITQALPAVFLTRRANRGMEGLTMTPGGKIVGMMQSPLDNPRAAGRASRALRIVVLDPANPTPAATKQYVYLLEGSSLLSSEIVALDETTFLVLERDGNFPPAAVKRIYRISLVGATDESDLANGSTGKSYGAFGATLEAVTDFPGAGIVPVSKELVVDLLTDVIGYPHDKPEGLAVIGNDRIVISNDDDFGVTDAAGALIPKTLPNGRVDFNTLWTVRVSPPLR, encoded by the coding sequence ATGGGTTCGGCCGTTGCCCTCGGCCCGACCCCTGGCAGCTACTGGTTCCTCACGGATCGGGGGCCGAACGTGGACTATCCGGGAACGAACCCGGACGGGAAACTCTTCCCTGCACCGCGGTTTGCCCCTCGCCTCGGATTGTTCACGTCCAACGGCACCGCGCTCCGCCTGACCCGGGCGATCAACCTGGCCCTCGGGTCAGGCAAGCCGCTCACCGGCCTCCCGCTGCCGCTGGGAAGCTGCGGCTCGACGAACGAGAAAGGGTACCTCGTGGAGCCCTCGGGCGTGTTCACCGTCAGCGACCCCAACGGTATTGACTCGGAGGGACTCGCCGTGGCGCCTAACGGCGACTTCTGGATCTCCGATGAGTACGGGCCGTTCATCGTCCGCTTCGATGCCCAGGGCCGGCAGATTGCGCGGTACGGCCCGTGCGCCGGTGCGGGAATCACCCAGGCCCTCCCCGCCGTGTTCCTCACGCGTCGCGCCAACCGCGGCATGGAAGGCCTGACGATGACACCCGGCGGCAAGATCGTCGGCATGATGCAGTCACCGCTCGACAACCCGCGCGCTGCCGGCCGCGCTTCCAGGGCCCTGCGGATCGTGGTCCTTGACCCCGCCAACCCGACGCCGGCGGCCACGAAGCAGTACGTGTACCTCCTCGAGGGCAGCAGCTTGCTCTCGAGCGAGATCGTTGCCCTCGACGAGACCACCTTCCTCGTGCTGGAACGCGACGGCAACTTCCCACCGGCGGCGGTCAAGCGCATCTATCGCATCAGCCTGGTGGGTGCCACGGACGAATCCGATCTCGCCAACGGATCCACGGGCAAGTCGTATGGCGCCTTTGGCGCGACCCTCGAAGCCGTGACCGACTTCCCCGGTGCCGGCATCGTCCCGGTCTCCAAGGAACTGGTGGTTGACCTGCTGACCGATGTCATCGGGTATCCGCACGACAAGCCGGAAGGGCTCGCGGTCATCGGGAACGACCGGATCGTGATCTCCAACGACGATGACTTTGGCGTGACCGACGCCGCCGGTGCACTGATCCCGAAAACGCTGCCCAACGGTCGCGTGGACTTCAACACGCTCTGGACCGTGCGGGTTTCCCCGCCCCTTCGCTAA
- a CDS encoding glycosyl hydrolase, with amino-acid sequence MIQPLKLLVASVLLASPLLAQRPARPAAARTDSAAAPRPAITAEHIGGLRARDIGPAMTSGRVMTVAVHPDNPAIIYVGTASGGLWKSVSGGASWTPIMDREGSYSIGWITLDPKNPNVVWVGTGERNSQRSVAYGDGVYKSEDGGRSWKHVGLKNSEHIGRIVVHPKNSDIVYVAAQGPLWSSGGDRGLYKTTDGGKTWENVLKISEHTGVSDVVIDPRNPDVIVASAYQRRRHFFTLIDGGPESALHRSTDGGKTWTKVNTGLPNEELGRIGLAISPINPDILYAVVEAANRRGGMYRSTDNGVTWERRMDYNQGSMYYGDVFADPHQLDRIYIPDVNFQVSDDGGRSMRALGQRYMHVDNHIIWVDPKNPNHYLVGNDGGLYRSWDRGATWTFFENLPLAQYYDVDTDNALPFYNVYGGLQDNNSLGLPSRTKSEHGILNEDVFVTSGGDGFVARVDPDDPNTIYSESQHGVISRFDKRTGERIGIQPQEAKGDTALRWNWDTPYIISPHNSKRLYIAAQWVYRSDDRGNTWRKISGDLTRKVDRNKLAVMGKIWGPDAVAKNTSTADYSNISALQESPRKEGLLWVGTDDGLVQVSEDGGANWRKIESFPGVPTDAYVTRIRPSNHDANVAYVTFSNHQNGDFKPYALKTSDLGRTWTSITGDLPARGGVFAINEDHVDPQLLFLGTEFAAWVSKNGGTNWMKIPGVPTIKVADIAIQKRENDLVLGTFGRGIWIVDDYTAWRQMNATTVAAAATMWPVRDALLYVPTQRYGGGRNAFQGEMLYSGDNPTYGAWFTYSLKDGIQTLRQKRTAAERAAERAGQPVKYPTADELRAEAAEEAPTMILTIMDESGKAIRQVTGPTARGLHRVAWDLRHASHQLTAARPAGGDEGGGGFGGGGNGPYVVPGKYAVTLAQRVGGVVTQVAGPVTFNVTLDPTGGLTLADHQARGRFQTEVRELQRRMNSTTQVATETATKLDQIRRALDQAPWAPAINAARVREYARRLTEIQRALSGDRSLGSRSDAQPASINERIQAAAGSLGRTLQAPTTTAAEQYRIAQELLGVELGKLRQLVDTDVPALERALEEAGVPYTAGRRIGSG; translated from the coding sequence ATGATCCAGCCGCTCAAGCTCCTTGTCGCCAGCGTACTCCTGGCGTCCCCGCTCCTCGCACAGCGCCCGGCCCGCCCGGCGGCCGCGCGCACCGATTCCGCTGCCGCCCCACGCCCGGCGATCACCGCCGAGCACATCGGTGGGCTCCGTGCCCGCGACATCGGCCCCGCGATGACCAGCGGGCGCGTGATGACGGTCGCCGTCCATCCGGACAACCCGGCCATCATATATGTAGGCACCGCCTCGGGCGGCCTCTGGAAGTCGGTCTCCGGCGGCGCATCCTGGACCCCGATCATGGATCGGGAAGGCTCCTACTCGATCGGCTGGATCACGCTCGACCCAAAGAACCCCAACGTGGTCTGGGTCGGCACCGGCGAGCGCAACTCGCAGCGCTCCGTGGCCTACGGCGATGGCGTCTACAAGTCCGAGGACGGCGGCCGCTCCTGGAAGCATGTCGGCCTCAAGAACTCGGAGCACATCGGCCGCATCGTCGTGCACCCGAAGAACTCGGACATCGTCTACGTCGCCGCGCAGGGCCCGCTCTGGAGCAGTGGCGGCGACCGCGGACTCTACAAGACGACAGATGGCGGGAAGACCTGGGAGAACGTCCTCAAGATCTCCGAGCACACCGGCGTCAGCGACGTGGTCATCGACCCACGCAACCCGGACGTGATCGTGGCCAGCGCCTACCAGCGCCGGCGCCATTTCTTCACCCTCATCGATGGCGGGCCGGAGAGCGCACTCCATCGCTCCACCGACGGCGGCAAGACGTGGACGAAGGTCAACACCGGGCTCCCCAATGAAGAGCTCGGGCGCATCGGGCTCGCGATCTCACCGATCAACCCGGACATTCTCTACGCCGTGGTCGAGGCCGCGAACCGGCGGGGCGGCATGTATCGCTCCACCGACAACGGCGTGACCTGGGAACGGCGCATGGACTACAACCAGGGCTCCATGTACTACGGCGACGTCTTCGCCGACCCGCACCAGCTCGACCGCATCTACATCCCCGACGTCAACTTCCAGGTCAGCGATGACGGCGGCCGCTCCATGCGCGCCCTCGGCCAGCGCTACATGCACGTCGACAACCACATCATCTGGGTCGACCCGAAGAACCCCAACCACTACCTCGTCGGCAACGACGGCGGGCTCTATCGCTCGTGGGACCGCGGGGCCACCTGGACCTTCTTCGAGAACCTCCCGCTCGCCCAGTACTACGACGTCGACACCGACAACGCCCTCCCCTTCTACAACGTCTATGGCGGTCTGCAGGACAACAACTCGCTTGGGCTTCCGTCCCGCACGAAGAGCGAGCATGGGATCCTCAACGAGGATGTGTTCGTCACCTCCGGCGGCGACGGCTTTGTCGCCCGCGTCGACCCGGACGATCCCAACACCATCTACTCCGAGTCACAGCACGGCGTGATCTCGCGCTTTGACAAGCGCACCGGTGAGCGCATCGGGATCCAGCCGCAGGAAGCGAAGGGCGACACGGCGCTCCGCTGGAACTGGGACACGCCCTACATCATCTCGCCGCACAACAGCAAGCGTCTCTACATCGCGGCGCAGTGGGTCTACCGCTCCGACGATCGCGGCAACACGTGGCGCAAGATCTCGGGCGACCTCACCCGCAAAGTCGATCGGAACAAGCTGGCGGTGATGGGGAAGATCTGGGGACCCGACGCGGTCGCCAAGAACACTTCCACCGCCGACTACTCCAACATCTCGGCGCTGCAGGAATCGCCACGGAAGGAAGGACTGCTCTGGGTCGGCACCGACGACGGCCTCGTCCAGGTCTCGGAGGACGGTGGCGCCAACTGGCGCAAGATCGAGTCGTTCCCCGGCGTGCCGACGGACGCGTACGTCACGCGCATCCGCCCGTCGAACCACGACGCCAACGTCGCCTACGTCACCTTCAGCAACCACCAGAACGGCGACTTCAAGCCCTACGCGCTGAAAACATCTGACCTCGGCCGCACCTGGACCTCCATCACCGGCGACCTGCCGGCGCGGGGTGGCGTCTTCGCCATCAACGAAGACCACGTCGACCCGCAGCTCCTCTTCCTCGGCACCGAGTTTGCCGCCTGGGTGAGCAAGAACGGCGGAACCAACTGGATGAAGATCCCGGGCGTGCCCACGATCAAGGTGGCGGACATCGCGATCCAGAAGCGTGAGAACGACCTCGTCCTCGGCACCTTCGGGCGCGGGATCTGGATCGTGGATGACTACACCGCGTGGCGCCAGATGAACGCCACCACCGTCGCCGCCGCCGCGACGATGTGGCCGGTGCGTGACGCGCTGCTGTATGTGCCAACGCAGCGGTATGGCGGCGGTCGCAACGCCTTCCAGGGCGAGATGCTCTACTCCGGCGACAATCCAACGTATGGCGCCTGGTTCACCTATTCACTGAAGGACGGCATCCAGACGCTGCGCCAAAAGCGAACAGCAGCGGAACGTGCCGCCGAGCGTGCGGGGCAACCGGTCAAGTACCCGACTGCTGACGAGCTGCGCGCGGAAGCCGCGGAAGAGGCACCCACCATGATCCTGACCATCATGGATGAGTCGGGAAAGGCGATCCGGCAGGTAACCGGGCCGACCGCACGGGGATTGCACCGCGTGGCCTGGGACCTGCGACACGCCTCGCACCAACTCACCGCAGCGCGACCCGCCGGGGGCGACGAGGGCGGTGGTGGCTTCGGCGGCGGTGGCAACGGCCCCTACGTAGTGCCGGGCAAGTACGCGGTGACCCTCGCCCAGCGCGTGGGCGGCGTCGTCACGCAGGTCGCTGGTCCCGTGACCTTCAACGTCACGCTCGACCCGACCGGCGGCCTCACGCTGGCGGATCACCAAGCCCGCGGGCGCTTCCAAACGGAAGTACGCGAGCTGCAGCGGCGCATGAACAGCACCACGCAGGTCGCCACCGAAACGGCGACCAAACTCGACCAAATCCGTCGCGCGCTGGATCAGGCGCCATGGGCCCCAGCGATCAACGCGGCACGCGTGCGGGAGTACGCCCGCCGACTCACCGAGATCCAGCGCGCCCTGTCTGGCGATCGATCGTTGGGCTCGCGCTCGGATGCACAACCCGCCTCGATCAACGAACGCATTCAGGCGGCGGCAGGCTCGCTCGGCCGGACGCTGCAGGCCCCGACGACGACCGCGGCGGAACAGTACCGTATCGCGCAGGAGTTGTTGGGTGTTGAGCTGGGCAAGCTCCGGCAGCTCGTCGACACCGACGTGCCCGCGCTCGAACGGGCCCTGGAGGAAGCCGGGGTACCGTACACCGCCGGACGACGTATCGGATCGGGGTAA
- a CDS encoding Ig-like domain-containing protein, whose protein sequence is MRSHRVLIAVLVVTACGGGGEQAAAPPPPAPPPPAPVATVSITPASVTLRPGGTAQLSAATLDAAGAPLTGRTVTWRSGTPDVATIGATGLVTAVAAGTTQITAESESRTGTATVIVQAAVARVAMDTSAASLVPGQTIQLQAVGLSAAGDSLKDRTIAWATDVPTVASINASGLLTAVAPGSAVATATVEGRTATRRITVRDGGIVSGLGPTVITAAGGDVRLEIPVGAAPAGLTISVAPEATLPAALPERNWHLGQPLYKLGPDGTQFASPVKVTLKYNPARLPAWVLPGDMGIQRWDGTRWHALANVTVDTINKTVSGTTMGFSTFGFIGQLPPAVISPTPGSVNYNQRFVDFTASVPGHPDSLFQFAWTTTGSNGSIITSSGNTAQYFSASPILPGGVLDLVFVDISAPILRGGPILPMLQATTQVDARLTLTFELQPGSQKVGFGATANLQAIVRNPDGTQYQSTDLFYEYVYTTNAGDVSPPQNTRVQVDRPVYTSWPAKRQVKTPPRGEKVTAKFIMREWDYVGLTRTVRGFRQIGTADAFLEIGKDTHVGRFQVVTVPSGSGGCVSANVYAPKVSPAPASYTITVKSISDPGGVGTQFVKTFTGPTASGPFQVVDSGSEYRITLASGCAQSQSAVAFRQNLYATNFGNADVEVLIVP, encoded by the coding sequence ATGCGCTCCCACCGCGTCCTCATAGCCGTCCTGGTCGTCACCGCCTGCGGTGGCGGAGGAGAGCAGGCCGCCGCCCCGCCGCCGCCGGCTCCACCGCCACCCGCGCCGGTTGCTACCGTGTCGATCACGCCGGCGTCGGTCACGTTGCGCCCAGGCGGGACCGCACAGTTGAGCGCTGCGACCCTCGACGCGGCTGGCGCACCGTTGACTGGACGCACGGTGACGTGGCGTAGTGGCACCCCGGATGTAGCCACGATTGGCGCGACTGGGCTCGTCACAGCGGTGGCGGCTGGAACCACGCAGATCACCGCGGAGTCGGAGAGCAGGACCGGAACAGCCACGGTGATCGTACAGGCCGCGGTGGCGCGCGTGGCGATGGACACCAGCGCGGCCTCCCTGGTCCCCGGGCAAACCATTCAGCTGCAGGCCGTCGGTCTCAGCGCTGCTGGCGACTCGCTGAAGGATCGCACCATCGCCTGGGCGACCGACGTCCCAACGGTTGCATCGATCAACGCGAGCGGCCTTCTCACGGCGGTTGCACCGGGGAGCGCGGTGGCCACGGCAACCGTTGAAGGAAGGACAGCCACGAGGCGCATCACCGTGAGGGACGGCGGGATCGTGTCCGGCTTGGGTCCGACCGTCATTACGGCCGCCGGCGGCGACGTCCGCCTCGAGATCCCGGTCGGCGCGGCGCCGGCCGGGCTGACGATCTCCGTCGCACCCGAAGCCACGCTCCCGGCCGCGCTCCCCGAACGCAACTGGCATCTAGGGCAGCCCCTGTACAAGCTGGGTCCCGACGGGACCCAATTTGCCAGCCCGGTCAAGGTCACGCTGAAGTACAACCCCGCGCGGCTCCCCGCGTGGGTGCTCCCCGGCGACATGGGGATCCAGCGATGGGATGGTACGCGGTGGCATGCGCTCGCCAACGTGACCGTCGACACGATCAACAAGACGGTCTCGGGGACGACGATGGGGTTCAGCACCTTTGGCTTCATCGGCCAGTTGCCGCCCGCCGTGATATCACCAACTCCCGGGAGCGTGAACTACAACCAGCGGTTCGTGGACTTCACGGCCAGCGTGCCGGGCCATCCCGACTCCTTGTTCCAGTTCGCATGGACGACCACGGGGTCCAACGGCTCCATCATCACGTCGTCGGGCAATACGGCGCAGTACTTCAGTGCGAGCCCCATTCTCCCGGGCGGGGTCCTCGACCTGGTCTTCGTGGATATCAGCGCCCCGATCCTCCGTGGGGGGCCGATCCTCCCGATGTTGCAGGCGACGACGCAAGTGGATGCCAGGCTCACCCTGACGTTCGAGCTCCAGCCCGGCTCGCAAAAGGTGGGATTCGGCGCCACGGCGAACCTGCAAGCCATCGTGCGCAATCCGGACGGCACGCAGTACCAGAGTACTGACCTGTTCTATGAGTACGTATACACGACCAACGCGGGTGATGTGAGCCCGCCGCAGAACACGCGCGTTCAGGTTGATCGGCCGGTCTACACCAGCTGGCCGGCGAAGCGACAGGTGAAGACTCCGCCGCGCGGTGAGAAGGTGACGGCGAAGTTCATCATGCGGGAGTGGGACTATGTCGGCCTGACGCGGACCGTGCGTGGGTTCCGCCAGATTGGAACGGCGGACGCCTTCCTCGAGATCGGCAAGGACACGCATGTCGGCCGCTTTCAGGTGGTGACCGTACCGAGCGGGTCCGGTGGGTGCGTCTCGGCCAACGTGTATGCGCCCAAGGTGAGCCCGGCGCCGGCGAGTTATACGATAACGGTCAAGTCGATCAGCGACCCAGGTGGGGTCGGCACGCAGTTCGTGAAGACCTTCACGGGTCCCACGGCATCGGGCCCGTTCCAGGTGGTGGACAGTGGGTCGGAGTATCGGATTACGCTGGCCTCGGGGTGCGCGCAGTCCCAGAGTGCCGTGGCCTTCCGGCAGAATCTCTACGCGACAAACTTCGGCAACGCGGATGTGGAGGTACTGATCGTTCCATAG